The proteins below come from a single Anaerobaca lacustris genomic window:
- the ubiE gene encoding bifunctional demethylmenaquinone methyltransferase/2-methoxy-6-polyprenyl-1,4-benzoquinol methylase UbiE: MRKGVSTASDASRPTGSCVGRMFDRIAPTYDLLNRLLSFGRDLSWRRKAARCIEDSRLVRVADLATGTADLPIVLLRERPHIVDAVGLDCSEAMLWIGREKIHRCGLSDRVKLVRGDATSTSFPGESFDAVTMAFGIRNTPDARATLDEIHRLLRPGGTAVILEFSLPGNPVVRWGYLAYLRFVVPLIGAVVSGDRRAYRYLNQSIEAFHSPSAFCAMMEQAGFRDVSATPLTGGVASIYKGSKASSEV; encoded by the coding sequence ATGCGAAAGGGTGTTTCCACGGCCAGCGATGCTTCACGGCCGACCGGTTCGTGCGTGGGCCGGATGTTCGACCGCATTGCGCCGACGTACGACCTTCTGAATCGCCTGCTGTCGTTCGGCCGGGACCTTTCGTGGCGTCGCAAAGCCGCACGCTGTATTGAGGATAGCCGCCTCGTCCGGGTCGCCGACCTGGCGACGGGGACGGCCGACCTGCCGATCGTGCTGTTGCGGGAGCGACCTCATATTGTGGATGCCGTCGGACTCGATTGTTCCGAGGCAATGCTCTGGATCGGCCGGGAGAAGATTCACCGGTGTGGCCTGTCCGATCGTGTGAAACTCGTGCGGGGTGACGCGACGAGCACGTCCTTTCCCGGCGAGAGCTTCGATGCGGTGACGATGGCGTTTGGGATTCGCAACACGCCGGACGCGCGGGCGACGCTCGATGAAATCCATCGGCTGCTCAGGCCGGGCGGCACGGCGGTGATTCTCGAATTCTCATTGCCCGGGAACCCTGTCGTGCGATGGGGATATCTCGCCTATCTGCGTTTCGTCGTTCCCTTGATCGGCGCGGTCGTGTCCGGAGACCGGCGCGCGTATCGGTATCTCAACCAGTCGATCGAGGCCTTTCACAGCCCGTCCGCGTTCTGCGCGATGATGGAGCAGGCCGGTTTCCGCGACGTCTCGGCTACACCGCTGACGGGAGGCGTCGCCTCGATCTATAAGGGGTCCAAGGCTTCGAGTGAGGTATGA
- the murD gene encoding UDP-N-acetylmuramoyl-L-alanine--D-glutamate ligase produces MKASDLAGKRVLVMGLGRFGGGIDAARFAVEAGAHVTVTDLATEERLADSIERLGPCPDIVFRLGLHDPDDFASADFVVANPAVKPDNRFLEVARQHGKIVTSQVGLFFQLCPARIVGITGANGKSTTATLTAHLLEHARSDRPYGNVWLSGNIGDQPLLTILDRIEPDDVVVLELSSFQIEQLAELREAPQIALLTNLTPNHLDRYGTFEAYCDAKEGLFKRQPCDPAAPSISLFNADDEVASQWFDRYDGQTGRICMKFSADDVPVRFREAYRLPGRAYRSNLAGAMAIARCLGVGDDAIRAALPEFKALPHRLELVAESNGVSWYNDSKATTPLSGIVALDAFDRPEILIAGGYDKHLPFDQLGRKIAQKAKAAILIGQTAPQIAQAIHAGSGGGSDVRVEFADSLAQAVQMAHRLACPGDVVLLSPACASYDIFENYQQRGRQFAELVRGLAAGL; encoded by the coding sequence ATGAAGGCATCCGATCTGGCAGGCAAGAGAGTTCTCGTGATGGGGCTGGGGCGTTTCGGCGGGGGGATCGACGCGGCGCGATTCGCCGTCGAGGCCGGGGCCCATGTCACGGTCACCGACCTGGCGACGGAAGAGCGACTGGCCGACTCCATTGAACGGTTGGGGCCGTGTCCCGATATCGTGTTCCGGCTGGGTCTGCACGACCCCGACGATTTCGCATCGGCCGACTTCGTGGTGGCGAACCCGGCGGTCAAGCCGGACAACCGCTTTCTTGAGGTGGCCCGGCAGCACGGCAAGATCGTCACGTCGCAGGTGGGGCTGTTCTTCCAGCTGTGTCCGGCCCGCATCGTCGGGATCACGGGCGCCAACGGCAAGAGCACCACGGCTACCTTGACCGCCCATCTGCTGGAGCATGCCCGGAGCGACAGGCCCTACGGCAATGTCTGGCTCAGCGGCAACATCGGCGACCAGCCCTTGCTGACGATCCTCGATCGAATCGAGCCGGACGACGTTGTCGTACTGGAATTGTCGAGCTTCCAAATCGAGCAACTGGCCGAGCTGCGCGAGGCCCCGCAAATCGCGTTGCTGACGAACCTGACGCCGAACCACCTCGACCGCTACGGCACGTTCGAGGCCTACTGCGATGCCAAAGAGGGGCTGTTCAAACGCCAGCCGTGTGATCCGGCTGCTCCATCGATCTCCCTCTTCAATGCCGACGACGAGGTTGCCTCTCAGTGGTTCGACCGCTATGACGGGCAGACCGGTCGGATCTGCATGAAGTTCTCGGCCGACGACGTACCCGTCCGGTTCCGCGAGGCCTACCGGCTTCCTGGCCGGGCGTACCGATCGAATCTGGCCGGGGCGATGGCGATTGCCCGATGCCTTGGCGTGGGCGATGATGCGATCCGGGCCGCGCTTCCGGAATTCAAGGCCCTCCCGCACCGTCTCGAACTGGTCGCCGAATCCAACGGCGTGAGTTGGTACAACGATTCCAAGGCGACCACGCCCCTGAGCGGCATTGTGGCCCTCGATGCCTTCGACCGGCCCGAAATCCTCATTGCCGGCGGCTACGACAAGCACCTGCCGTTCGATCAACTCGGCAGGAAGATCGCGCAGAAGGCCAAGGCGGCCATCCTGATCGGTCAGACGGCCCCGCAGATTGCCCAGGCGATTCACGCGGGATCGGGCGGCGGTTCCGATGTGCGCGTCGAGTTCGCCGATTCGCTGGCCCAGGCCGTCCAAATGGCCCATCGATTGGCCTGCCCGGGCGACGTGGTGCTGCTGAGCCCCGCTTGCGCCAGCTACGACATTTTTGAGAACTACCAGCAACGGGGTCGGCAGTTTGCCGAACTGGTACGCGGGCTGGCCGCCGGGTTATAG
- a CDS encoding PilZ domain-containing protein: MNATNDRRVEERLHYHWPIWFAEHADGELAQGQMSDISSRGAAFTCYADQNCPYPGQQVAARFSVPQYGQDGSFDMVDFVRCGHVCRVDTVNSALRRIAMHFAEPLPFHPGEQQTGLETDPADELECLMV; this comes from the coding sequence ATGAACGCGACGAATGACAGACGAGTAGAGGAGCGACTGCACTACCATTGGCCCATCTGGTTTGCCGAGCACGCCGATGGAGAGCTGGCCCAGGGACAGATGTCGGATATTTCGAGCCGGGGCGCGGCTTTCACGTGCTATGCCGACCAGAACTGCCCCTATCCGGGCCAACAGGTTGCGGCCCGATTCAGCGTCCCGCAATATGGCCAGGACGGCTCGTTCGATATGGTGGATTTCGTCCGTTGCGGTCACGTCTGTCGCGTGGACACCGTCAACAGCGCGCTACGTCGCATCGCGATGCATTTCGCCGAGCCGCTGCCGTTCCATCCGGGCGAGCAACAGACCGGCTTGGAGACCGATCCGGCCGACGAACTGGAATGCCTGATGGTTTAG
- a CDS encoding CsgG/HfaB family protein → MKVVCLLTLMCASLVAGCASSKGESYALAGYDFTSLNQVAIVEVTGRVYGDVVKNQISDFFIPELMKRGYGVIERRGIPALLKEQEFQASDLTSNTDAARAGRILNVPAVLVINIPKYQDKMEMTAKLIDVEDASILWIGNGSGSTGKGLATFVGAAAGAAAGAVLAGGDTSDRVIGGVAGGVVGGVAGHALSPEQSEQVKKVIAKVCETLPSRIPQVQKKK, encoded by the coding sequence ATGAAGGTAGTATGTCTGCTGACACTGATGTGCGCCTCGCTGGTGGCCGGTTGTGCGTCGAGCAAGGGCGAGAGTTACGCACTGGCCGGTTACGACTTCACAAGTCTCAACCAGGTGGCGATCGTGGAGGTCACCGGTCGCGTCTACGGCGACGTGGTCAAAAACCAGATCAGCGACTTCTTCATCCCGGAACTGATGAAGCGGGGTTATGGCGTCATCGAGCGCAGGGGCATCCCGGCCCTGCTGAAGGAGCAGGAATTCCAGGCCTCGGACCTGACGTCGAACACGGACGCCGCCCGGGCCGGGCGGATTCTAAACGTACCGGCGGTCCTGGTCATCAATATTCCCAAGTACCAGGATAAGATGGAGATGACGGCCAAGCTGATTGACGTCGAAGACGCGTCGATTCTCTGGATCGGCAACGGCTCGGGCAGCACGGGCAAGGGGTTGGCCACGTTTGTCGGGGCGGCGGCCGGCGCGGCGGCCGGCGCGGTGCTGGCCGGCGGCGACACGAGCGATCGCGTCATCGGCGGCGTCGCGGGCGGTGTGGTCGGCGGCGTAGCCGGGCATGCCCTCTCGCCCGAACAGAGCGAGCAGGTCAAGAAGGTGATCGCCAAGGTCTGCGAGACCCTCCCGTCGAGAATCCCACAAGTGCAGAAGAAGAAGTAG
- a CDS encoding ATP-dependent helicase, protein MARKFTLQSRTAAGDIDFSADLNREQLAVATAPGGPMLVIAGAGSGKTRALTYRLAWLVHHGIDPSRILLVTFTNRAAREMLSRVEVLVKQKTREIWGGTFHHIANRILRIHGTLLGISPDFTILDREDARDLLASCVDEAGIDIRQRRFPHKGVLAAISSFLQNTLESLDDVLSKRYPMFVEEIVGIEKVLVLYTEKKRLRQLLDFDDLLSAWLRLMAEHEDVRDQLARQFLHILVDEYQDTNKIQGAIIDLLAARHRNLTVVGDDSQSIYSFRGANFENIITFKDRYPNAREYKLETNYRSVPEILTLANASIAQNVRRLPKNLQAIRSSGLKPAIVPCHDHYTQSRFIAEYVLHLLDEGRTLADIAVLYRSHWHSLEIQLEFQRRNIPFHIRGGLRFFEQAHMKDILCYLRVMQNPADELAWLRLLKMLPRVGSALSRRVWRHISDSADPVKEVFTVETASLLPVSARPFYEDFAALIRDAREIDSPAEIIDLVLKRSYEDYLVSHYDGASLRKEDINGLANFASQYKNVEAFLADVALAGEFSGENVVAGPDEQEFVILSTVHQAKGLEWPIVFIPWLSDGRFPSDMAMNRKEELEEERRVFHVAVTRARDELYLIVPEIYRNRGGNLVMMKPSRFLTELSRELTEQMELEEGLPHLIGGDDRNLLPSDGGM, encoded by the coding sequence ATGGCCAGGAAATTCACATTGCAGTCCCGGACGGCGGCCGGGGACATCGATTTCTCCGCCGACCTGAATCGCGAGCAACTGGCGGTGGCGACGGCGCCCGGCGGGCCCATGCTCGTAATCGCCGGGGCCGGCAGCGGCAAGACGCGCGCCCTGACCTACCGGCTGGCCTGGCTGGTCCACCACGGGATCGACCCGTCGCGAATCCTGCTGGTGACCTTCACCAACCGGGCGGCCCGCGAGATGCTCAGCCGGGTCGAGGTGCTCGTCAAGCAGAAGACCCGCGAGATCTGGGGCGGCACCTTCCACCACATCGCCAATCGCATCCTGCGCATCCACGGCACGCTCCTGGGGATTTCGCCCGATTTCACGATTCTCGACCGCGAAGATGCCCGCGACCTGCTGGCCTCGTGCGTCGACGAGGCGGGCATCGACATCCGCCAGCGGCGTTTCCCGCACAAGGGTGTGCTCGCGGCGATTTCGTCGTTTCTCCAGAACACGCTCGAATCGCTCGACGACGTCCTGAGCAAACGCTATCCGATGTTCGTCGAGGAGATCGTCGGCATCGAGAAGGTGCTTGTGCTGTACACGGAGAAGAAACGTCTGCGGCAACTGCTGGACTTTGACGACCTGCTCAGCGCCTGGCTGCGGCTGATGGCCGAGCACGAGGACGTGCGCGATCAGCTCGCCCGGCAGTTCCTGCACATCCTCGTCGACGAGTACCAGGACACCAACAAGATTCAGGGCGCGATCATCGATCTGCTGGCGGCCAGGCACCGCAACCTGACGGTGGTCGGGGACGATTCGCAGTCGATCTACAGTTTTCGCGGGGCCAACTTCGAGAACATCATCACGTTCAAGGACCGCTATCCCAACGCCCGCGAGTACAAGCTCGAGACGAATTACCGCTCGGTGCCCGAGATCCTGACGCTGGCCAATGCGAGCATCGCCCAAAACGTGCGCCGGCTGCCGAAGAACCTTCAGGCCATCCGCTCGTCGGGCCTCAAGCCCGCGATCGTGCCGTGTCACGACCACTACACGCAGTCGCGGTTCATCGCCGAGTACGTGCTGCACCTGCTCGACGAGGGCCGCACCCTTGCCGACATCGCGGTGCTCTACCGCAGCCACTGGCACTCGCTGGAGATCCAGCTCGAATTCCAGCGGCGCAACATCCCGTTCCACATTCGCGGCGGCCTGCGTTTCTTCGAGCAGGCTCACATGAAAGACATCCTCTGCTATCTGCGCGTCATGCAGAACCCGGCCGATGAGCTGGCGTGGCTGCGTCTGCTCAAGATGCTGCCTCGCGTCGGCAGCGCCCTGTCCCGGCGTGTCTGGCGGCACATCAGCGACTCGGCCGATCCGGTCAAGGAGGTCTTCACGGTCGAGACGGCCAGCCTGCTGCCCGTCAGCGCGCGGCCGTTCTATGAGGATTTTGCGGCGCTCATCAGGGACGCCCGTGAGATCGACTCGCCCGCCGAGATCATCGACCTCGTGCTCAAGCGGTCGTATGAAGACTATCTGGTCTCGCACTACGACGGGGCGTCGCTGCGGAAGGAAGACATCAACGGGCTGGCGAACTTCGCGTCCCAATACAAGAACGTCGAGGCGTTTCTGGCCGACGTGGCGCTGGCGGGAGAGTTCTCGGGTGAGAACGTGGTAGCCGGGCCGGACGAGCAGGAGTTCGTGATCCTCAGCACCGTGCACCAGGCCAAAGGGCTCGAATGGCCGATCGTCTTCATCCCCTGGCTCTCGGACGGGCGGTTCCCGTCGGATATGGCGATGAATCGCAAGGAGGAACTGGAGGAAGAGCGCCGGGTCTTTCACGTCGCGGTCACGCGGGCACGAGATGAACTCTATCTGATCGTCCCCGAAATCTATCGCAATCGCGGCGGCAACCTCGTTATGATGAAGCCCAGCCGCTTCCTGACCGAGTTGAGCCGGGAACTGACCGAACAGATGGAGCTCGAAGAGGGCCTGCCGCATCTGATCGGAGGCGATGACCGCAATCTCCTGCCCTCCGACGGCGGGATGTGA
- a CDS encoding amidohydrolase family protein — translation MTRGNRISRRDTLAGMGALGATTILGSKAVQAADSAVAGRIHPAIAEKVFAVPLIDTHEHLIEEKDRLVGADHPRVRADDWSLLLSHYLDSDLLVAGMARATYDRFFSAGTDPMDKWGLLEPYWPAVKNTGYGQAVRIAVRQLYEVDNLSAATVRQVQAGYEKTRRPGFYRRILCEHAKIESCQVNCLSAPFGESNMPTLLMQDLSIVGMFAGPNLDGFGKPTGIEVRSLADWHRVIDWWFDKYARYAVAVKSQNAYSRDIDYEQVPAERVEAIFKRRLANESLSGQERKAMEDHLFWYAVGKATEHKLPVKLHTGYYAGQNYMPQGRLLHNPGSASDLCRAAPETPFVFMHICYPYYEELISVAKHYANAHVDMCWSWIINPVSAKEFLKKFLVTAPANKVLTFGGDYIPVEPVLGHATIARQGIALALSELVEEGWLSLSDALELPDLIMHNNARRIFHLAEKTKALQNAPWT, via the coding sequence ATGACGCGGGGCAATCGCATCTCCAGACGGGACACGCTGGCCGGCATGGGGGCGCTGGGCGCCACGACCATCCTCGGATCGAAGGCAGTGCAGGCGGCCGACTCAGCCGTTGCCGGCCGAATCCACCCGGCGATTGCCGAGAAGGTGTTCGCCGTGCCTTTGATCGACACGCACGAGCACTTGATCGAGGAGAAGGACCGGCTGGTCGGGGCCGATCATCCGAGGGTCCGGGCCGATGACTGGTCGCTCCTGCTGAGCCACTATCTGGATTCCGACCTGCTCGTGGCGGGAATGGCCAGGGCCACATACGACCGCTTCTTCTCGGCCGGGACCGACCCGATGGACAAGTGGGGTCTGCTCGAACCCTACTGGCCTGCCGTCAAGAACACCGGCTACGGGCAGGCGGTGCGGATCGCCGTGCGTCAGCTCTACGAGGTGGACAACTTGTCTGCCGCGACTGTCCGGCAGGTGCAGGCCGGCTATGAGAAGACACGGCGGCCCGGCTTCTACCGACGCATCCTGTGCGAGCACGCGAAGATAGAATCCTGCCAGGTCAATTGTCTCAGCGCCCCGTTCGGCGAGTCGAATATGCCCACGCTGCTGATGCAGGATCTCAGCATCGTCGGCATGTTCGCCGGCCCGAATCTCGATGGGTTCGGCAAGCCGACGGGGATCGAGGTCCGTTCGCTGGCCGACTGGCACCGCGTGATCGACTGGTGGTTCGACAAGTACGCCAGATACGCAGTCGCGGTCAAGTCGCAGAACGCCTACAGCCGCGACATCGACTACGAGCAGGTGCCGGCAGAGAGGGTCGAAGCGATCTTCAAACGGCGACTGGCCAACGAATCGCTCTCCGGCCAGGAGAGAAAGGCGATGGAGGATCACCTGTTCTGGTACGCGGTCGGCAAGGCGACGGAGCACAAGCTGCCGGTCAAGCTGCACACGGGCTACTACGCGGGCCAGAACTACATGCCGCAGGGCCGGCTGCTTCACAATCCCGGCTCGGCCAGCGATCTGTGCCGCGCCGCGCCCGAGACGCCATTCGTCTTCATGCACATCTGCTATCCCTATTACGAAGAGCTGATCTCGGTGGCCAAGCACTATGCCAACGCGCACGTCGATATGTGCTGGTCGTGGATCATCAATCCCGTCTCGGCCAAGGAGTTCCTCAAGAAATTCCTCGTGACCGCGCCCGCAAACAAGGTCCTGACCTTCGGCGGCGACTACATCCCCGTCGAGCCCGTCCTCGGCCACGCGACAATCGCCCGACAGGGCATCGCCCTGGCGCTATCCGAACTGGTCGAAGAAGGCTGGCTGAGCCTGTCCGACGCCCTGGAACTGCCCGACCTCATCATGCACAACAACGCCCGCCGTATCTTCCACCTCGCGGAGAAGACC